In Eubacteriales bacterium mix99, the DNA window AACATCAACCGGGGAGGGGATATCACCTATCACGGCCCGGGTCAGATCGTAGGATATCCGATTATCGACTTATCTTCCATGGGAAAAAGCATCCGGACATTTGTGCGTAATCTCGAAGAGGTGTTTATACGCCTTCTGAACCGGGAATATCATATTCCGGCAGGCCGGGACCCGGTTCATACGGGGGTCTGGATTGGAGAGAAAAAAATCACGGCCATTGGTCTGGCAGTAAAGCACTGGGTCACCCAGCATGGGTTTGCCTTCAATGTCAACACGGATCTGAGCCGTTTTCAATGGATTGTACCCTGCGGCATTGCCGATAAAGGGGTCACTTCCATGGCGGACCAGCTGGGCAGGACGGTCGATCTCCCAAAGGTAAGGAATCTGGTGGCGGATTATTTTGGTCAGGTCTTTCAAATGAAAACCGAAGCAATGGAAAAGCAGCAGCTGTACGAAGTGATTCAGGGGGAGGGAGCAGCATGGCAAAGCCGGAATGGCTGAAGATAAGGGCAAGGAACACCCCGGAGGCGGCAAAGGTCCGAAAAATGCTGAAAGGCCTTTCTCTGCATTCCGTATGTGAGGAGGCAGCCTGTCCCAATCAAATGGAGTGTTTCGGAAGGAAAACGGCCACTTTCATGATCCTGGGGAGGCATTGCACCCGGAACTGTACGTTCTGCAATGTCCGGAAAGGCCGTGCGGATCCGGTGGATCCGGAAGAACCGTCTCATGTGGCAGAGGCGGTCCGGGAACTCGGCCTGTATTATGTGGTGATTACCTCTGTTACCCGGGACGATCTGCCGGACGGCGGAGCGGATCATTTTGCGCGGACGATCCGGGAGGTGCGGGCCCTCAATCCGTCCACTGCTGTGGAAGTGCTGATTCCTGATTTCAGGGGCGATATCAACGCCCTGAAGTTGGTGGTGGATGCCCGCCCGGAGGTTCTCAATCATAATGTGGAAACGATTCCCCGGCTGTACGCCACCGTCCGGCCCATGGCACAGTATCATCGGTCTCTTTGCCTGCTCCGGAATGCAAAGGATCTGTACCCGGATCAAATCACCAAATCCGGCATTATGGTGGGATTGGGAGAGAAGGAACAGGAAGTGGCGGAGGTGATGGGGGACTTAAGGGAAGTGGGATGCGATATCCTGACAGTGGGTCAGTACCTGGCGCCCTCCAGGCAGCACCATCCTGTGACGGAATATGTCCGGCCGGAAGTTTTTGACCGGTACCGGGAGATCGGCAGGGAACTGGGATTCCGGTATGTGGCTTCCGCTCCCCTTGTCCGGAGTTCCTATCATGCGGAGGAAGCCCTGCGGGCTTGACAGGCATGATGGACTTTATTTGCACTGGCCTGCCGGTCCATGGAGGAGGGTTTATACCATAAAAAAGAAACGAATAAATTACAGAGATTTCCTTTTTGGATTTCTGATTCTGTCGCTCCTTTTTTCAGGCGTTTGTACGCAGAAGGCACAGGCAGATGACAAGAATTATTCCGTCCGGCGATATGACGTGAATGTGGAGGTACAGTCCAACGGGGATGCTGTTGTCCGGGAACAGATCACCTATCAGTTTTCAGGGAAGTTCAATGGTATTTTAAGGGATATTGATACGGATCAGACCGATGGGATGGAGGACATCCGGGTATTTGTGGAAAAAGGTGACAAATTCAGGGCATTTCATCAGGCAAAAAAGAAGGGCAGAAATGCCTATGAAATGACCCGGGAGGACGGTCTTGTCAAATTAAAGGTCTACGAAACGTCCAAAGATGAGGAAAAGACCTTCCGATATGAA includes these proteins:
- the lipB gene encoding lipoyl(octanoyl) transferase LipB, with product MTIRVVDLGRISYPEALDLQNQLLCLRQQNRIGDVLLLLEHADVLTIGRSGHRSNLLLSEEEQDRRGVRVYNINRGGDITYHGPGQIVGYPIIDLSSMGKSIRTFVRNLEEVFIRLLNREYHIPAGRDPVHTGVWIGEKKITAIGLAVKHWVTQHGFAFNVNTDLSRFQWIVPCGIADKGVTSMADQLGRTVDLPKVRNLVADYFGQVFQMKTEAMEKQQLYEVIQGEGAAWQSRNG
- the lipA gene encoding lipoyl synthase, with protein sequence MAKPEWLKIRARNTPEAAKVRKMLKGLSLHSVCEEAACPNQMECFGRKTATFMILGRHCTRNCTFCNVRKGRADPVDPEEPSHVAEAVRELGLYYVVITSVTRDDLPDGGADHFARTIREVRALNPSTAVEVLIPDFRGDINALKLVVDARPEVLNHNVETIPRLYATVRPMAQYHRSLCLLRNAKDLYPDQITKSGIMVGLGEKEQEVAEVMGDLREVGCDILTVGQYLAPSRQHHPVTEYVRPEVFDRYREIGRELGFRYVASAPLVRSSYHAEEALRA